In the Microcaecilia unicolor chromosome 10, aMicUni1.1, whole genome shotgun sequence genome, one interval contains:
- the CEP19 gene encoding centrosomal protein of 19 kDa has product MAYHAKKCGIRFQPPAIVLIYKEQAKEKDRQRIMPVRNFSKFSDCIRAAEQLKNNPRHKQFLERVSLQQLEKLCAVLKGHLQGQNLTESLQKIQQETVLDHDEDLNKLDDKELKKRKSLMDKLFEKNCKKKDDPEFVYDIEVEFPQAAQQESCGWDDGSDIEF; this is encoded by the exons ATGGCCTATCATGCAAAGAAGTGTGGCATTCGCTTCCAGCCACCTGCAATCGTCCTGATCTACAAAGAGCAGGCTAAAGAAAAAGATCGCCAGCGCATCATGCCTGTCCGGAACTTCTCCAAGTTCTCAG ACTGCATCAGAGCTGCAGAACAACTGAAGAACAACCCTCGTCACAAACAGTTCCTGGAGAGGGTCTCGCTGCAGCAGCTAGAGAAGCTGTGTGCTGTGTTGAAGGGCCATCTGCAAGGCCAGAACCTGACTGAAAGCCTGCAGAAGATTCAGCAGGAAACTGTTTTAGACCATGATGAGGACCTGAACAAACTGGATGATAAGGaactgaaaaaaaggaaaagcttAATGGACAAGCTGTTTGAAAAAAACTGCAAGAAGAAAGATGATCCAGAGTTTGTTTATGACATAGAGGTGGAATTCCCACAAGCCGCTCAGCAGGAGTCTTGTGGCTGGGATGATGGGTCTGATATTGAGTTCTGA